The genomic segment CGGGGCTCGCGGCCAGGCGAATGTAGCTCAGCACAGGCCCGAATTTCTGCGCAAAGCCGGTGAAGTCGAGCACCGAAACGCCGCGGCGTTCCAGATGCGCGGCCATGCCGATCAGCGCGCCGACGGTGATCACGCCGGTGCCGCCGACGCCGGTCACCATGAGGTCGTAGGGCCGGTCGAGCGTTGCGGGCGCGGGCAGGGGAAGCGTTGCGGCGCGCTCGGTCGCATCGATCCGGCTCGCGCTCTTCTTGCGGCGCGTCGCGCCTTCGACCGTGACAAAGCTCGGGCAGAAGCCGTTGAGACAGGAAAAATCCTTGTTGCAGGCCGACAGATTGATCTGCCGCTTACGGCCGAACGGCGTCTCCTTCGGCTCGACGCTGAGGCAGTTGGATTCGACCGAGCAGTCGCCGCAGCCTTCGCAGACGAGATCGTTGACGTAGGCGAACCGCTTGGGATCGGCCATCTGCCCGCGCTTGCGCCGGCGCCGCTTCTCGGTGGCGCAGGTCTGCTGGTAGATCAGGACCGAGACGCGGGGAATATTGCGCAGCTCGCGCTGCACGGCATCCATCTCCTCGCGCGGATGGATGGTGACGCCGGCCGGCAGGTCGGACGGCGAGAACTGCGCGGGATTATCCGACACCAGGGCGATGCGCTCAACACCTTCGGCGCGGACGCTGTGGGCGATGGCATGGACGCTGACGGGCCCGTCGACCGGCTGGCCGCCGGTCATGGCGACCGCGTCGTTGAACAGGATCTTGTAGGTGATGTTGGCCTTGGCCGCGATCGCCTGGCGAATCGCCATCGAGCCGGAATGGTAGTAGGTGCCTTCGCCGAGATTCTGGAACACGTGCTTGTGCCCGGTGAATCGCGATGAAGCCGCCCAGTTCACGCCCTCGCCGCCCATCTGGATCAGCGAGGAGGTTTCGCGGTCCATCCAGCTCGCCATGAAATGACAGCCGATGCCGGCGAGCGCCTTCGATCCATCCGGCACTTTGGTCGAGGTGTTGTGCGGACATCCCGAGCAGAAATAGGGCGTGCGTGTCGCGCCGCTGACATTGATCGTGCGCGCGGCCTCCGGCATCAAGGCGGCGGCGCGCGCGGCGAGATTGAGGCCCGGAAACATCGGATCGAGCCGGCGCGCGAGCACGTTCGCGAGCGCGCGGGGCGACAATTCGCCGATCCAGGAGATCAGCCGTGCGCCGGTTTCGTCGTGCTTGCCGACCATGCGCTCGGGCTTGCTGCCGGGATAGTCGTAGAAGTACTCCTTGAACTGGCTCTCGATGATGCCGCGCTTCTCCTCGACCACCAGGATCTCGCGCTTGCCCTTCACGAAATCCATGGCGTCGTGCAGCGCCAGCGGCCAGACCATGCCGACCTTGTAGACGTCGATGCCGATGCGGCGGCAGGCGGCTTCATCGAGGCCCATCAGCCGCAGCGCCTCCATCAAATCGAGATGCGCCTTGCCGGTCGTGACGATGCCGTAGGTGGCGCTGGGGATGTCGTAGATGTGACGATCGATCGGATTGGCCTTGGCGAAGGCGTAGACCGCGTGCTTCTTGGCTTCCAGCCGTTCCTCGATCTGCGGACCCGGCAGATCGGGCCAGCGATAATGCAGGCCGCCCGGCGGCGGCGTGAAGTCGGGCGTGCGGAAGAGGCGCGGCGGGCGCAGCGCGACGGAGGCGCCTGATTCCACGATTTCTGAGATCGCCTTGAAGCCGACCCACATGCCGGAGAAGCGGCTCAGTGCGTAGCCATATTCGCCGAACGCCAGATATTCGTCGACGTCGGCCGGATGCAGCGTCGGCATGAACCAGCTCATGAAGGCGACGTCGGACTGATGCGGCATCGAGGAGGAGACGCAGCCATGGTCGTCGCCGGCGACCACCAGCACGCCGCCGTGCGGCGAGGAGCCATAGGCGTTGCCGTGCTTGAGCGCATCGCCGGAACGATCGACGCCCGGGCCCTTGCCGTACCAGAGCCCGAACACGCCATCGACCTCGCGGTCGGCTTGCGTCTCGACCTGCTGCGAGCCCAGCACCGCGGTTGCCGCGAGGTCCTCGTTCACGGCGGGGAGGAATTCGATGCGGTCGCGCTTGAGCTGCTGCTGGATGCGCCACAGTTCGAGATCAACGCCGCCGAGCGGCGAGCCGCGATAGCCGGAGATGAAGCCGGCGGTGTTGAGCCCGGCCGCACGATCGCGTCGCGCCTGGTCGAGCGCGATACGGACGATGGCCTGCGTGCCCGTGAGGAAGACGCGGCCCTCCTCGCGCTCGTAGCGATCGGAGAGCTCGTACGTGTCGAGTGAGGAAATGGCGTCCATGGCGGACCTCGCGCGGCATCCTGCCCAGTGATGGAAGGTTATGCCCGAGGCGTTGGTAGGTCTTACCTATTTATCCCTTCTGTTGCAGAAATTCGGTAGGATTTTGCAAGTGGGCGTTCAATCTGGTAGATCTGCTCGAACTGGAGCCTCCCATGATCGAAGAGCAGGACAGCCGCATTCTCGCCCATCTCCAGAGAGATGGCCGCGCCACCAACCAGCAACTCGCCGACGAGGTCGGCATGTCCACTTCCGCCTGCTGGCGGCGGGTGCGGGCGCTGGAGGAAAGCGGCGTCATCCAGGGCTATGCGGCGCTGGTGGCGCGCGAGCAGGCGGGCTTTGCGATGTCGGCCATCCTCCACGTCTCGCTGGAGCGGCACGATGCGAAGTTCGTCGACGAATTCGTGGCGAGGGTCACCAAGCGCCGCGAGGTGCTGGAGTGTTTTGCGACCACCGGGGACGCCGATTATCATTTGCGCGTCGTCGTCCAGGACATGGCGGCCTATAACCGCTTCCTCGACGAGTTCATGTTCCGCATCCCCGGCATCCGCTACGTCCGCAGCAACGTCGTGCTGAAGGAGATCAAGACCAGCGTGGCGCTGCCGTTTTGAGATGCGGAAAGTCCTGTGGGGTGGGCAAAGGCGCACTTGCGCCGTGCCCACGATCTCGCTCGACCTTGCGAAGGTCGGTAGGCGCGCTTCGCTTTGCCCACCCCAGGGCACCGCGATATCAATCTCCCGTAAACCAACACAGGGCGGCAAATTGGTAAACGGAACATGCCTTTCGTCGACGGTTCGGCCTCGCAGCGGTATTCCCGTCAGTTTTGTCGCGCTCGTTCGCAGCTCGTTCACTTTGATCGACGGTTTGCGCCGCGCAATAACGACCACTTAGGCGGTCGCCACCCATAAAGGCACCGGGAGAAATAGGCAGAAATGCCCGGGAGCTGAGATCGTGTCGACGACACTCGCGCGCACCTTTGCGGCGTTGAGCGCCATCAATGAAGCGATTCTCTACGCGAGATCGCCGGAGGAGCTGTACCAGAAGGTCTGCGATGCCGGGTTTTCGAGCGGGGACTTTCTGGCCGTTGCCGTGTTCCTGGTCGAGCCGGACGGCCGAAGGTTGTGCTTCGCGGCCGGCTGTGGCGATGACATTGCGCGGCTCCGCTCGATCGTGATCACGACGGAAACCGGCACGCCCGAAGGATCCGGCGTCGGCGGCGAGGCGTTTCGCCATCAGAAGCTGTGCGTCAGCAACGATTATCTGAACGATCCGCGCTCGCTGGCCTGGCGCGAGGGCGCCGCCCAGGCCCACATCGGTGCGGCCGCGGCGCTGCCGCTGCTCTGCAACGGCAAGAGTGTCGGCGTGTTGTATGTGACGCGGAGCGAGCCCAACTCGCTGAACGAGCAGATGGTGTCGCTGTTCGAGCGCATGTCGGCGAACATTTCCTACGCGCTGGACAATTTCGCGCGTGAGACCGCGCGGCAGGCCAGTGAACGGGCGACACGGCGGCTCAACCGCATGTTCGGCGCCATCAGCGCCACCAACGAAGCCATCCTGCACGCCAAGACCGAGCAGGAGCTGTATCAACTGGTATGCGACGCCTCGGTCCACAGCGGCAAGTCGCTGGCGACCATCGTGCTGCTTCGCGAGCCGGATTCGCACTGGATGAAGCCCGTCGCCGCCACCGGCCAGAACCTCGAGCTGGTCACCCAGGCGCGCTATTCGGTCGATCCGGAGAATCCCTACGGCAAGGGCATCTCGGGCGAGGTATTCCGGACGCAGAAGGCCATCGTCGAGGACGATCTCGCCAGCCGCACCAGGGGCACGCCGTGGGAGCAGGCCAACGTCAACACCGGCGTCGCCGCCTGCGTCGTCGCGCCGTTGATCAGGCACGGCGAGAGCGTCGGCGTGCTGCTGTTCTTCATCAGCCGCTCCTGGGCCAAGGACGAGGAGATCGTCGCGCTGATGCTGCGCATGGCCGAGAACGTCTCGTTCGCGATCGAGAATTTCGGCCGCGAGGCCGAGAAAGCCCGCATCGCCGCAGAAGAAGAGTGCCTGGCGCGCATGTATGCGGCGCTCAGCGCCACCAACGAGGCGATCCTGCGGGCGCGGTCGCGGGCCGAGCTGTTCGATCTCGTCTGCGAGGCGACCGCCAAGGGGGCCAAGTTCACCTTGGCCACCATCGCGCTGGTCGACCATCGCACCGGGCTGCTGCGCGTCGCCGCCTGCTATGGCCCGAACGCCGATGAGGTTCGCGAGTTCACGTTCTCCACCTCCGACCAGGTGCCCGAAGGGCGCGGCCTGACCGGCACCGCGTTTCGCACGCGCCAGCCCGCCGTCAGCAACGACGTGCTCGCCGACGACCGTATCGCGCCCTGGCACGCCAGCGCCCGCCGTACCGGCATCGCATCCTCGGCGGCATTGCCGCTGCTCAACGGCGACCGGGTCGAGGGCATCTTTCTGTTCAACTCCCCGGAGCGCGGCACCTTCACGCCGGAGCTCGTCGAGCTGCTGTGCAGGCTTCAGGCCAACGTCGCCTTCGCGCTCGAAAGCTTCGACCGCGCCGAAGAGAAGGCGCGGGCGGACAAGCAGCGCAATCGTCTCAGCGGCATGTTCGAGGCGCTGAGCGCAACCAACGAAGCCATCATGCGCGCCAAGACGCGCGAGGAGCTGTTCGAGGTGGCTTGCCAAGCGGCCGTGCTGGGCGACCTGTTCGCCGCGGCGACGATCGGCATCATCGACGAAGCAGGCGAGCTCGTCCGCGTCGTTGCGGTCAAGGGGCGCCTGCAGGAGCGCATAGCCGGACGGACCTCCGTCATTTCCGCCGACCATCCCGAGGGCCAGGGCATCATCGGCCTCTCGCTGCGCACGCGCCGGCCCAGCGTCATGAACGATTATCTGAGCGAGCCGCGGTCCGCCTATTGGCGCGCGAGGGCCATCGAGGACGGAACGCGGGCTGCGGCGTGCTTCCCGCTGCTGAGAGCGGGACGGGAACCGGTCGGCATTCTGCTCTTCCTCGCACCGGAAGAGAATACGTTCACGCCCGATCTGGTCGAGCTGCTCGGGCGCCTCGCGGAGAACGTCTCCTTCGCACTCGACAATTTCGAGCGCGCCGAGGAGAAGGCACGCACCGAAGCGCAGAAGGAGCGCCTCACCCGCATGTTCGCGGCCTTGAGCGCGACCAACGAGGCGATCATGCGCGCGAAGTCGCGTGCCGAGCTGTTCGACCTCGTCTGCCTTGCGGCATCGAACGGCGCCAAGTTCACCTCGACCACGATTGCCCTGGCCAGGCCTGGTACCGACCTGCTCGAGATCGTCGCCGCCGCCGGTCCGTCGGCCGGCACCACGCGCAATGTCCGTCTCTCGATCGATCCCGAGCGGCCGGAGGGGCGCGGCATGAGCGGCACGGCGTTCCGCACGCGCCAGCCCTGCATCAGCAACGATTATCTCAACGACGACCGCGTCCGCGTCTTCCACCCCATTGTGCGCGGGGATGGCGCGCGGTCGGGCGCCGCGTTTCCGCTCGTCACGCACGATGAGGCCGTCGGCGTCATGATCTACATGTCGACCGAGCCGGCGACCTTCACGCCAGAATTCGTCGAGCTGTTGCAGCGTCTCGCCGACAACGTCTCCTTCGCGATGGAGAATTTCGATCGCACCGACGAGAAGAACAAGGCCGACGAGCGCATCGAATACCTCGCCTCGCACGACAGCCTGACCGACCTGCCGAACCGCGAGACCTTCAACGGGCTCTTGCGCGAGGCGATCGATGCGGCGCAGCGCCATGATCACCGCTTTGCGGTGCTGTTCATCGACCTCGACCGCTTCAAGGTCATCAACGATTCGCTCGGCCACGAGGCCGGCGACCTGCTCCTGCTCCAAGTCGCGAACCGCTTGCGCGGCAGCTTGCGGGCGAGCGACGTGGTCGCGCGCCTCGGCGGCGACGAGTTCGTGGTGATCCTCGACCAGTGCGGCGAGATCGACGACGTTCAGCGCATCGCGACTGAATTGCTCGCTGCGCTCGCCGAGCCCATGGAGCTCGCCGGCCACGAGTGCCACACCACGGCCTCGATCGGCATCGCGATGTATCCGGCCAACGGCTCCGATGCGCAGACGCTGACCAAGAACGCCGACATGGCGATGTACCTCGCCAAGGAGGACGGCAAGAACGGCTATCGATTCTTCTCCAACGAGGTGAAGACGCAGTCGATCGAGCGGCTGTCGCTGGAGAGCGCGCTGCGCCGCGCGCTGGAACGCGAGCAGTTCTCGCTCAACTACCAGCCCAAGGTGGACATGGCGACTGGTCAGATCACGGGTGTCGAGGCGCTGCTGCGCTGGACCCATCCCGAGCTCGGCAACGTCTCGCCCGCACAATTCATTCCGCTCGCGGAGGAAACCGGGCTGATCGTGCCGATCGGCCGCTGGGTGCTGAAAGAGGCCTGCGCGCAAGCCATGGCCTGGCAGCGCCGCGGCCTGCTGCCGCTGTCGATGGCAGTCAACCTGTCGCCGCGGCAGTTTGCCGACGAGCATCTGTTGCAGGACGTCGACGAGGCGTTGGCGGCCTCCGGCATGTCGCCGGTGCTGCTCCAGCTCGAGGTCACCGAGAGCATGATGATGCGCAATGTCGGCCGCGCGCTCAAGGTGCTCGACTCCATCCAGAGCCGCGGCATCCGTCTCGCCATCGACGATTTCGGCACCGGCTATTCGTCGATGTCGCTGATGAAGCACTTCCCGATCGACACGATCAAGATTGACCGCTCCTTCGTGCGCGACCTGCCGCAGGATTCGGAGGATCAGGCGATCGCGCAGGCGATCATCAGCATGGGTAAGGCCCTCGGCATGACCGTCGTCGCCGAAGGCGTCGAGAATGCCGAGCAGGAGGCGTTCCTGCGCAGCCATGGCTGCGACGAGATGCAGGGCTTCCTGATCTCCAAGCCGCTGCCGGCGCGGCAGATGGCTGAGCTGCTGCGGCCGATGGTGCTGCCCGTCGCGCCGCCGCTCCAGCCGGAAGCGGCCGATGAAGACGCAGCCTCAGGGCTGAAACGCGCTGTCGTCTGACGGCTGCGGGTGCAGCTCGCGGACCTCGTGCTCTTCCCCCTCGGCCTTGCTCGGAAAATCCTGGGGGGCCGTCAGTGACGTCTGCTCGTTGAACAGTGCAAGAATGGCACGCGCGCCGTCGGCGAAGCTCGTCCCTTTGCTTACGTCCAATGCGCAGCAGCATGCTGCGCTCATCGGCTCCTGGTCGTCGACCACGGCCATGGCAGGCCCCCACCACCAGGCAGGCGCGGGCGAACGCTCGTCCTCCGGCACGACATGCCAGCGGACGAACTCCTCCATCACGCGCTCGAATTCCAGGCGGGCAGCCTGATGCATGTGGTCGATGCTCCCAGAATCGCGTCCGACGACGGGCCGACACGCCGACTTGATCGTCGCTTCGCTCGGAAAATTCGGTTCGTGCAACTGGGCCGAACCATGCAGGTCGACGTCGTCGTCGACAATGCGGAACGCGCGGCTGTCGGCGATGCGCCGGCGCGGCCGCGACAATTCATTCTAGCCGCTCGAGGGCACGGCAAGCAAGCGATTGCAGCCGCGATTGCCTAACGCGGCCTGAACGGATGCGCCTTCTGGTGCCAGGCCCAGGCCGTGCGGACGACCGTCGGCAGGTCGGAGTGACGCGGCACGAAGTTCAGCACCTTTCTCGCAGCAGAGGGATCGGCGACCAGAAAGGTGGGATCGCCGGCGCGGCGCGGCTTGACCGTGTGCGGCACCTCGCGCCCGGTCTCCTTCTTGATCGCGTCGAGGATCTCGCGCACGGAAAAACCGGAGCCGGTGCCGAGATTGAAGCTGCCGCCGGCATGGCCTTGTTCCAGAAGCTTCAAGGCCGCGACATGCGCGGCCGCAAGGTCCGTGACGTGGATGTAGTCGCGGATCGCGGTGCCGTCCGGCGTGTCGTAATCGTCGCCGAACACCGCGAAGTCGACATGGCCCTGAAGCGCCATCATTGCGCGCGGAATGAGGTGGGTCTCGTTGTCGCGCAGCTCGCCGATGCCGCCGGCCGGATCGGCGCCGCTGGCGTTGAAATAGCGCAGGCAGAACGCACCGAAGCCATAGGCCGTGCGGTAATCGGCGAGCATGCGCTCGATCATCAATTTCGATGCGCCGTAAGGATTGATCGGCGCGCAAGGAAAGTCTTCCGGCAGCGCCTTGGAATCGGCGTTGCCGTAGACGGCGCCGGTCGAGGAGAACACGATACGATGGCAGCCCGCGTTGCGCATCGCCTGCAACAGCGACAGCGTGCCCTGGACGTTGTTGATGTAATATTTCTGCGGGTCGGTCATGGACTCCCCGACGAGGCTCGCCGCCGCGAAATGCATCACCGCCGTGATCTTGTGGTCGGCGAAGGCGCGCGCCAGCGCCGCGCCGTCGAGCAGGTCGCCCGTCACCAGCGGGCCGGATACGAAGCTGCGATGACCCGTCGAGAGATTGTCATAAACGACGGGCTGATAGCCGGCGGCGGTCAATGCGCGGCAAGCATGCGAGCCAATATAGCCAGCGCCCCCGGTGACGAGGACGGTCGGTCGGTCAGTCATATCGTATTCTGCTCTTCTCTTAGCGGAGGGGGCGGTTGCGGCTGAAGAGAAGATAGAGCGCGCGGGGGTTGGTGGTCAAATAACGCCAGAGCAGACGGCGCGGCTCGAGCAAGGTGCGCCAGGCCCATTCGAGCCCGATCTTCTGCATCCATTGCGGCGCGCGGGAACGGCTCCCTGACAAGAAGTTGAATAGTCCGCCGGATGTCTTGATGACGCCAACATTGGTCAGATGCGGCGTGAACTCCTTCACGAATGCCTGTTCGTTGGGCACACCGAGCGCGACCCACAGATAATCCGGCGCCAGGGCATTGATCTCCTTGACCTTGGCACGCAGCGCGTCGCCGCGCAGATAGCCGTGGCTGCGCCCGACGATCTTGAGACGTGGATACATCTTCTGGACGTTTGCGACCGCAGCGGCGTTCTCGGGCTCGCTTGCGCCGAACATGTAGAAGGTGCGGCCTGCGGCTTCGGCCTTGCGCGCGACGACGTGGAACAGGTCCGTGGTTGCGACGCGCTCCGGCAGCGGGAACCAGGATTGCAGCTTCGAAGCTGCGACCAGCGGCTGACCGTCGGCGTTGATCAAATCAGCGGCACGGAACAGGCGCTCGGTCTGCGGCTCGGTCGAGCAGCGCGCCAGCACCTCGCCATTGGCCGAGGTCAGGAACAGCGGACGGCCGATGCGATGGTCGGGATTGGTCGCCTCGATCATGAAATCGGCGGTCTCTTCCAGGTCGAGCGCGGCCATGCGAAGTCCGCCAACGGTGATTCTCGGCACCTCGGCAGTTGCTGCCCGTCCGTCGAAGTTGACGCGGCGCTCAAGCATATTGTTTGCCTCGCTGGCGCGTTTGCATTGCAGGGGTCAGCTCGTCGAGCACGACGCCGACGAGCTTGCGCTCGGCCTGGCCGAGCGCGGTCAGGATCTCTTCCAGGCTGTCGTTGACGTCGAGGCTGGTCGGCAGCACGGCCACCAGCGCGTCGATGTCGTCGAACAGCTTGCGGCCGCCGGAAGCGAGCGGCAAGGCCGGGCCGTCGAGGACCACGAGATCATAGCCGCCGGCGGAACGGGCCTGCGCAATCGCCTTGCGGATGGCGTCGGCGGCCTTGCCGGCGTCGCCCTCCGCGGCGGGCAGCACCGAGATGCCGTTGACCGTCCTGATCTCGCGTGCGTCCTTGCTGCCGATCGAGAGCCAGCCGAGCCTGCTCGGCTCGCTCTTGCCGGGACGGATGACCTTGTTCGAGAGCGAGCGCGCCTGATGGTCAGCATCGATCATCAGCACGCGGGCGCCGTCGCGTGCGGCCGCCAGCGCGAAATTCAGCGCGGTCACGCTGCGGCCGCTGGTCCTGCCAGCACCGACCAGCGCAACGACCGGCATCGCCTTGCCGCCGGCGCGCCGCGCCACCGCCGCGCGCAGGTCGCGCCAGGCGTTGAGCAGGCTCGTCAGGGGAAAGCCCGGGCGCAGCGTCGGCCAACCCAGCCGTGTGAGATCGACGCCGCCGCCGGTGGGAAGTATGGCGCCGAGCGTGTGGATGACGTCGGCCTCCTGGAAGCGTGCGATCAGCGGCTTCTCGATCAAGGGCTGCTCGACCATCGAAGGCTGCAGCGGAGGCGCGGCAAGTTCCGGCGGAGCCGACGCAGCTTCAGATGCGCGCGGGATCTGCCGCGGCTGGGCAACTTCCGCAGGCCGCGGGAGCTCCGGTGCTCGGGATGCCTGTGGCATCGGCGAGCGCTCATGTCGGGCGGGCGTCGGCGTCGCGGGCGCGGTTGCGCCAGCGAACAGCAAATCTGCCACAACGAACCAGCTCGATGCAGCGATCGCCCCGAAAATGAAGCCGATCATCGCGAACAGGCTCATCGCCGGCGGGAACGAGCGCCGCTGCGGCACCGTCGCCTCGCCGATAACGCGGGCGGCCGAGGTGTTCAGGCTCTCCTGCTCCTCGGTCTCGCGGGAGCGCTTGAGAAAGGACTGATAGACCTCGCGGCTGGCATCGGCTTCGCGCTCGAGCTCGCGCAGCCGCACGGCGGCCTGGCTGAGCTGGACGCTTTGCCGCTTCTGTGCTTCCAGCGCGCGGTTGAGCGAGGCCTCGAAATCGCGGGCGCGCGTCAGGTCGTTCTTGGCGGACTGGGCGAAGCGGTCGATCTCCTCGTTGATGGTGCGCTTGAGGTCCTCGACCTGCTTCTCGGTCTGGCGCAGTGCCGGATGGCGCGGGCCGAGCTCGCCGGCCTGCTCCGCATATTTCTTCCGCGCATCGGCATATTGCGCGCGCAAATTCGCAATGGTCGGCGATTGCAGCGCCTCCGGAATCGCGCCCGCGTCGGCAGCTGTACGCCGGCTCGCCTCGATCTGGTCGAGCCGCGCCTGCGCATCCATCGTCGCCGCGCGGGCCGCGGAAAGCCGCTGGTTGCTGGCGGAGAGCTGCTGATCGCTGATCAGCGCATCCTGGGTGCCGACGAAATTGTTCTGGGCCTTGTAGGTCGCCAGCGCGGTCTCGGCGTTGCGCAGCCGGTCGCGCAGCTCCTTCAGGCGGCTGGAGAGATCGTTGGTGGCCCGCCGTGCCGCCGAAGCCTGCGAATTGCGGGATTCGGCGAGATAGGCATTGGTCAGCGTGTTGGCGAGCATCGCCGCCTTCGCTGGATTCGTCGACCAGACCTCGACGTCGACGATGAAGCTCTTCTCGGTCTTGCGAACGGCGATGTGCCTGTTCAGCGCCTCGAGCGCCGCAAGCTGCACCTCCTTCGTCTCTGCGGCGGACGGCGCGCGGGGCTGCAGGCCGATCAGGCCGAGCAGCGACGACATCAGGCTCGCAGCGTCACCGCCTCCGAATTCCGGGTCCTTGTCGAGACCCGCCTGCTGGATCACCTGGAGCAGCACGCTGTTGGAGGTGATCAGGCGCGCCTGGCTCTCCACCACCATGGACATGCCGGAAACGTCCTGGGCGCGCGGCGTGAGCTCGCGGTCGACGAGCTGGAGCTCGCGCGGGTCGACATAGAGCTGAGCGGTGGCGGTGTAGCGGGGCGTCACGCTCTTGCCGATGGTGACGGCAAGCGCCGCGCCGAGCAGGGCGGCCGCGGCGATCGCGACCTTCCGCCGCCAGAGCAGAGTGGCGAGCTCCAGCACGTTGAAGCCGGCCTGAGGCTTCCGCTCAGAGGCCTCCGGTCTGGCTCGATCGATCGGCTGGTTATAATCAAGCATGATCCCCAGCTTTCATTCCAAGTGCCGCGGGCTGAGGGGTTACTCTTCGCTTTACGCCACGCACCCGGGATATAGGTGCCCAATCAACGCAACAGGGAAAATTAACCATACTCATTGAGGGACTATTCACCGAAATGGCAAACAAAGCGTTTAAGCGCATGCCATCCCTCGGCGCGTCCTTATGACGCCCGCGATACCCGCCTCTTCCAGCAATTAACGGTTCGTTACCGCGCGCAGCATGGCCGCGAGCCGCCGTTCGTCCGGTGATGGGCCGCGCACGTGCCATCGCCGTCAGATCCTCCGAAGAATGACGTGATAGTCGCCGCGGCGGACGTCGGTGCCGCGCGGCAGCACGGCGTTCAGCACCGCGGCGCCGGCGTCGACCAGCGCCGCAACCAGCGGCTTGCGCCGGCGCATCTCGGGATAGCGCGGACTTTCGACCTCACGGCGGTAGATCATCTCGAGGCCGTTGGCGGCCGCGAATGCTTGGAGCCGGGGCAGCGTCACCAGCGGATGAAAGAAGGTCGGGAACGGAGGCTCGCCGGGCAGGCCGGCGTCTTTGATGCCGCGGATGTGCCGATAGAACCAGACGTGAAACCAGTGCGGCGAATATTTGGTGACGACCCCGGAGAGCGAGCGCGGATTGGGCGCGCCGATCAGGATCATCCCGCCGCGCTTGAGCGCGTCACGGAAATTCAGCAGCGCGGCGTCGACATCAGGCAGATGCTCGATCACGTTGTAGCAGATCACGAGATCGAAGGTCTCGCGGGCGAAGCGGTAAGCCTGGACGTCGCCGAGGATCGCCTCGTCGGCGTAGGTGTTGTTGCGGACCTGGTCCTCGTCGATGTCGACGACGGTGACCTTGCTGCGGCTCAGCAAGTCCGGCGGCAGAACGCTGCACGAGCCGCCGCCTGCTTCATAGATCGCGAGCTGGCCCCGCGGCAGCTCGCGGCACAGCACGTCATGGACGGCGAGCAGGCTGTCGCGGGCTTCGCCGGGGACGAGATCATGAAGCGCCTCGGCATAGGGCACGGCCGCGGGGATCGCCGTGGTTGTCGCGAAATCGATCGTGGCTGGCTTGTTCATGGATTCTGACCGCGCTTGTTCTATTCAAATTTACAGGAAAAAACGCGCCTGCCCGAAGAGCAAATCCGATGCCGCATCGTCTCACCGGTCGCAGTGCTTACGGCCCGGTTAATGCGCATGCGCATTAACTACAGCATTGTTCATGTTGGAGCGTTGTCGGCGCGTGGACCGCCAATTGCAGCATGACGCGCGGCGAACTTGGTGGTCATGTGCCGCGCGGCAGCCGTCCATTTTGGGACGCATCTGTCCCGCGGCGATGTGCCGTCGTGGGACGCGCGATCGAAGCAGGGCTTTTTCAATACATCTCGGACATCTAGACCTCATGACATTGATCCCGACAGACCTGTCTGTGGCGCGCATCTCGGATGCCGTGGGCGATCCCAACCGGGAGATCGTGGCGAGCTCTCGCGTCATCGACCTGTCGGTCGGCATCGTCGTCTGCGTTCCCTGCTTCCGTCGTCCGCAACACCTGCGCCTGACGCTGGAATCGCTGGCGAACCAGCGCACCCCGCGTTCCTTTGCCGTCGTCATGGTCGAGAACGACGCGATGCGGCGCGAAAGCACGCCGGTTGCCGCGGAGTTCCTGGCCGCTGGGAGGCTCCAGGGCGTTTGCCTCATCGAGAAGCGGCAGGGCAATTGCCAGGCGATCAATGCTGCCTTCGAGACCGCGCAGGAGCT from the Bradyrhizobium sp. WBAH42 genome contains:
- a CDS encoding indolepyruvate ferredoxin oxidoreductase family protein, with the translated sequence MDAISSLDTYELSDRYEREEGRVFLTGTQAIVRIALDQARRDRAAGLNTAGFISGYRGSPLGGVDLELWRIQQQLKRDRIEFLPAVNEDLAATAVLGSQQVETQADREVDGVFGLWYGKGPGVDRSGDALKHGNAYGSSPHGGVLVVAGDDHGCVSSSMPHQSDVAFMSWFMPTLHPADVDEYLAFGEYGYALSRFSGMWVGFKAISEIVESGASVALRPPRLFRTPDFTPPPGGLHYRWPDLPGPQIEERLEAKKHAVYAFAKANPIDRHIYDIPSATYGIVTTGKAHLDLMEALRLMGLDEAACRRIGIDVYKVGMVWPLALHDAMDFVKGKREILVVEEKRGIIESQFKEYFYDYPGSKPERMVGKHDETGARLISWIGELSPRALANVLARRLDPMFPGLNLAARAAALMPEAARTINVSGATRTPYFCSGCPHNTSTKVPDGSKALAGIGCHFMASWMDRETSSLIQMGGEGVNWAASSRFTGHKHVFQNLGEGTYYHSGSMAIRQAIAAKANITYKILFNDAVAMTGGQPVDGPVSVHAIAHSVRAEGVERIALVSDNPAQFSPSDLPAGVTIHPREEMDAVQRELRNIPRVSVLIYQQTCATEKRRRRKRGQMADPKRFAYVNDLVCEGCGDCSVESNCLSVEPKETPFGRKRQINLSACNKDFSCLNGFCPSFVTVEGATRRKKSASRIDATERAATLPLPAPATLDRPYDLMVTGVGGTGVITVGALIGMAAHLERRGVSVLDFTGFAQKFGPVLSYIRLAASPEALHQVRIDQGAADALIGCDLVVSSSPKASGTYRRGTRAAVNTAEMPTGDVVRFRDADLAAPARLRAIDQVIGEHNLDTINANVLAERLLGDSVYANIIMLGFAWQHGLVPVSLQALLRAIELNGVAVERNKQAFAWGRIAAADPDFLPKAEDAPKAETLDATIARRIEFLTAYQNEAYAAHYRAMVAKVRNVEAKLNSEALTDAVARALFKLMAYKDEYEVARLHMQSGFLDELKREFEDGFSVQYHLAPPFLTSRRDARGRPRKRAFGQWIQVPLAMLARLKGLRGTPFDPFGYAAERRAERELIAWYEGLIERMLGELDAARLPNLVAIAKGPMEIRGYGPVKDVAIVKVKTEVERQLVELDTPPPARMQAYG
- a CDS encoding Lrp/AsnC family transcriptional regulator; amino-acid sequence: MIEEQDSRILAHLQRDGRATNQQLADEVGMSTSACWRRVRALEESGVIQGYAALVAREQAGFAMSAILHVSLERHDAKFVDEFVARVTKRREVLECFATTGDADYHLRVVVQDMAAYNRFLDEFMFRIPGIRYVRSNVVLKEIKTSVALPF